The following is a genomic window from Panthera uncia isolate 11264 chromosome B4, Puncia_PCG_1.0, whole genome shotgun sequence.
TTGCATCTGGTTAGAAGCCGGCTTCTAACCTTCCCACCACAGCATGCTGTTTACTGCCTTTTCCGCTTAGTTCTTGCCCTGACGCCTCAGCTGGCTCACACAGCCCAGCCCGTCCTCCAgggggctcctcctcctcctcttcctcctcctcctcctcctcctcctcctcctccccttctctgggctcccaggAGCCAGGTTCCCTCTTGCAGCACTGCACTGCCTGGGAAAATCTGTGTGGGGGTCTCTCTGGTGCTCTGAGAGCCAGGGACCGATGTGTCCTTGAGGACCAGGATTTGGCCTGCCAGGGGCTGAGTGACTGCTGAGCCAAGGAAGGAGGTGGCTAGAGAGATAGTCACACTTCTCCGTTCTGTCCCTAGGGCTCCAAGCCGGGCAAGAGGTCTGTAAGGGAATGGGACAGGGGAACAAGGAACAGAGAGTCCCCAGAAAAATGTTCTTGCCTCAGGCCTTGGGAGCCCGGTTTGGGTCTTCCTGGGAAAGACTCTGTAGCCCTCCTTTGTCCGATTGGTCCCCAGAGGCCTGGAACCCTTGCCTGTGAAACTGTTCTGCTGACTGTAGCCCCTGCCTGAAACCACTTGGGCTCATGCCCCTCTGCAGCCTGTGGGGTCTCTCCCCCCCGCTTCGCCCCTCCAGAAGCAGCCTCACTTCCCACCACCCCCTGTTCTTACGTGAGACCCAGGTTTCACCTGAGCTCTTTCCCTTGTTAGCTGCGGACTTAGCCGAGACGTCTGATTCCATTCTTCTCATCTGTGTAGTAGGGAAAATGAACGTGTCACTCAGGAGAGCTGTGAGGGCATAAGGACACATGCGAGCGCCTAGCGCAGTGCCCAGGATGAATAGATAATGTTCCCCTTTACTCGTTTTGGAATCCATCACAGGAAGGTAAATAAACCTGACTGAACACTGCTGCCTGTCCCACTGTGTGCCCGGGTTTGGCCCAACTGgccctttttcttttgctttttattccatCCTCGGTACTACCGGCACTAAATATGTTTGATTCATTGAAAACATCTACATCTTATGATTCTCATTTTTTGCTCACAAGGCTCGCTATGCTGCCGGGTAGGACAGAAAGGGGTCCTCAGgttgttcttaaaaataagtttattgaaAAACAAGTACAGTTCATACAGCTATGTGTTACGGTTGCTGTTACTCTGCCAAGCAGAGAGGGCTCCGTGTCCCCGGGGCTTCTCCACACTGGCAGGCAGAAGCACGGTGGCCACGGGTGGGCGGGGGGCCTACTGCTTGTGCTTGGTCTCAGTGAGCAGCTCTTGCCAGttcttctccatctcctcctTGCAGTTGAGGAAGGCATCCTCCAGCCGGCGCATGGACTCCGCCAGCGTGGGGTCGGTGCGCATCACCACCATGTCGTAGGCCATCCATGTGGCTTGCACTGCAACAACCAGATGGGCCCCGGTCAGGCTACAGAATGGGGCCGTGGCTCTGAGCACTCCAGGGAGGGCCCGATGCCTCCAGCCATGCTAAGCATCCCAGGGGCCAGATCCTGCTGAGTTGCTGGTAGGCTACACGTTACAGGGTTCCTAAAAGCCACCATTAAAACTTCTTCCTACACAGAGCACTGCTGACACTTCCCTGGTCTCACACAGGTCTTAACTTCTGGATACATCAGCCCGTGACGCTAAGACTGGAGGCCTGTCTGACATAAAATATTAGGACAGTTTAGAGCAAACTCAGGTCCTTACCTATCTGCAGTTCACAGCTAGTGGTTGCAGGTGAACCCTGAGGGGTCGTAACACCCATCCAAGCTCGCATGCTCAAGTAGGGCTGATTATTCCTACTCCTGCCAAGCCCTGAGCCTCATGTTACCTTACGCACAGTGGCCTGGGATGCCTGCCCACTTCTGTCTGGGTACCTCTGTGCTTTCATGAAGGCCAGCCCAGGGACTCCTCCTTCTGGAAGGGTTTGCTGCATCCCATGTTAGGTGTCCTTTGGTGCTCACCACTGCACTGAGTTTCTTGCTGTTTCCCATCGAGAGCTACTCGAGGGCTTATAGGTGAACACATGCTTCTTATACAACTTCAGCGGAAGTCTGCAGAAACCTCATCTCTCTGCAGCACCCACCGCGCTGGTGTGGTTCTACCCTCTATAATTACAAAGAACAAAGGTCATCTCCCTTCCACATGGCAGCCAACCACAGTACATATATCTCCCCCTTAAAACTGCTCTTTGCTTGGCTAAAACATACTGGACACTTTGGGGAACTATGTCCTCAAGGAAATTAACCAAAAAGGAGATAGGCAAATAACAATAACACATGAATATCTACATACGACCAAGGTCAGCAGCAATGACAGACTTGATGTTTTACAGAAAGTAACACGTTTGGTTAAGGAAAATTGTTAGAAAAGCTATGTGCGGTATCTCAACAGAGGGCATATAGTTATATGGCGTGTACAGGAATTCTTGAACTTTTGGATGTATGAGAGTCACTTGGGAcaccttttaaaatgtagatcACTGGCCGCTCCCACAACTCAAAGAGGGTCTTGTCTAACATGTTGTGAATGGTGCCCAGGAACCTGAATTTTAACAAGGAGACCACCTTATAGACTGCCTGGACAGCAGGTGCAGCATGTACCCGGGAGTCAGAACAGTTTGCTTTCTGGCTCTCTCTACTTGCTACCTGTGTGCCCACAAACAAGTGACTTAAGTTCACCAACCTCATTTGTAAAGGAGAGACAACATCCCAGTCTCACAGCTGGCTATGATTACATGGATGCTATGTAAAATGCCTCGCACATATTATGGTGTTCAAGACAGGAGAAACCCTTACcgtaaaataaataagaggtatTCAGGGCAAAGAGAGtgggtaagaaataaaaattcagaaggaaaaaagagcttGCAGAAATGAGTCTCATACGGTTCCACACAGCAGTTGGAATTCTAGCTCTGAATTTCCCAAGGCGAAAGCAGAGGAAACATGCTCAGGTTTGAAACTCGGTggccataaaataaaaacaaacccataaaggacacctgggtggctcagtcagttgagcagttgagcgttcaactgcggctcaggtcatgacctcacggttcctgagttcaagccccacattgggctcgctgctgtcagcatggagcccgctttggatcctgtgtctccctctccctctgcccctcccttgctcacacacacacacacacacactctctctctctctctctctctctctctcataaataaataaacaacaacaacaaaaacgggcacctgggtggctcagtcggttaactcaGCTCAGCGtgtgacttccactcaggtcatgatcttgtggttcatgggttcaagccccacatcaggctctgtgctgacagctcagagcctggagcctgcttctgtgtctccctctctctctgcccctccctcacttgtgctttttctctctctcaaaaataaataaacaaaaacaaccattAGATGCTTTTATCCTAAGAAAAAATTTTCCTATAGGTATATTCTATGAGAAGCATATAATATAGTTGAAAATGTCCTTGACAACATCTCTACTTGAAATACAAAGTGATTCTtctatgtctatttttgtaaTCACTGGTAAAAGAAAGCTGTTGGCATATTGCCAAAGCACAGTCCAGAAAAGGCAATTCAATGAGACACCAAAACACTATATCAAGAGCAAAGCCCTTTTTAATTTGATCCAAGGAAGAAAATTCAGAATgcatagaaaagaaagaactcatGATCATCAGAAGATCCTCCGGAAATTCACGTCTCTTgagtttttcattcattcaatatttgttgagcacctttGTGTTGGCATCTTGCTAAGGCACTCCTGGTGTCCTGGCAATATAGCAGTATGCAAGATAGACACACCCCACCTTCAGGAAGTGTCTATAGGGGCCATGGGAGATAGAATAAACACACAAGACAATCACAGGTTGGGAAGGGTGCTGTACGGCAATAAGCAGCATGTGTTGGGACAGAGAAATGGAGTAGGAGGAGTCTTTAAACCAGATGGTAAGGGCAGGCTCTCTCTGAGAGCTTTTGCTAAGGCCTGCACTTTAGCAAAGCCAAGGTCATAATCTCTGGAAAAGCCTGAACAGCAGATATTCTAAGAAGCCAACTAGGGCTCACCTGATACACTACCTGCTGGGTAGGACTAAAATCCTCAtacagaaatcaagaaaaaacagccaagatgtggggcacctgggtggctcagtcggttaagtgcctgactctcgatttcaatttaggtcatgatctcagggttcatgggtttgagccctgcttcgggctctgtgatgctggtgtggagcctgcctgggatcccctccccgccctccccttccctgttcatacatgcacgcactctctctctctctctcaaaataaatgagtaaataagtaaataaataaccagtCAAGCTGTACACTTAAATGCAGGGTTCAAAGGATGAAGATAAAGGGGTCCAAAATTCTGTTGTACGAGAGGGGAGGACATCACTTAGGGATTTGGTAAGTGAATTTGCTTTGAGGGCCTAGAAGGTAGACAGGGAGTACAGGAATGATGACAAAGGGCGGCTCAGCCATGCGATAAAGGGACAAAGATGGGCCTGGACTTTATAGCCACGGGCTAATTCCCACCTTTGGCAAAACAGACCagtcaacattttaaatgtaattggtGAAGTTATAGCTCCCAAATCTCAGGCCCCAGATGGTCttacagatgaattctaccaaaatttGAAAGAACAGTTAATTCTTACATAATACGAttccagaaattagaaaaagaagagtgataTCCTCACTGTATGGATATAGGAGCATTCCATTTATGTTATAGAAAATTTGAGAacagagataaacaaaaataaatacataattttcccTAAGTTAGTTTGTTCCAAAATCAAagattatatgaaaaaatatagttCTATTTTATATCAATATAGATATAAAACTCTAAACATGAACTAACCAAACCTGACAATGTGTTAAAATAGCATGTTATGATGTAGAATTTGTAACAGAAATTCAGCCCTGGGGGCTGAGCGCGGGTGCCATCAGGATGCTGCGCACAGGCTCTGTTCTGCTCTCTGTGCGTAAATTCACAGACAAACATGAATGGATAACAACAGAAAATGGTATTGGAACAGTGGGAATCAGCAATTTTGCACAGGAAGCTTTGGGAGATGATGTTTACTGTACAGTCTGCCTGAAGTTGGGACAAAATTGAACAAACAAGAGGAGTTTGGTGCTTTAGAAAGTGTGAAAGCTGCTAGTGAACTCTAGTCTCCTCTATCAGGAGAAGTAACTGAAATTAATGAAGCTCTTGTGAAAATCCAGGACTTGTCAACAAATCTTGTTATGAAGATGGTTGGCTGATCAAGATAACACTCAGTAACCCTTCAGAACTGGATGAATTAATGTGTGAAGAAGCATATGAGAAATACATAAAACCTATTGACGAGTGAAAATGGCACCCCTAAATAAACTAGTATGAAACAATTTAATCTAGCAGAATTGTCTTAAATTAGTGGTGCATGGAGGATTTGAAATAgcaacttttggggcacctgggtggctcagtcgttgagcctgggactttggctcaggtcacgatctccggtTTGTGGGtcggagccccgcatcgggctctgtgctgacagctcagagcctggagcctgtttcggattctatgtcctcctctctctctgcccctcccccgctcatgctctctctttctctcaaaaataaataaacgttaaaaaattaaaaatgaataaataaaatagcaactTTTAGCAATACTAGTGCAAAAAGAAATCACTCGCAacaacattaatgaaagaaaacaccCCTTAACTTTCTGATGATTGCAGATAAACATAGCATGCATCTTTTTTTGCCATACCTTATGATTTTTAGGCTAGGCTCTAGTTATAATATTCAGAATCCTGTAATTATTTGTGGTTAAAAActagttataaaaattatgtaattcaaGGATAACACTGTCATCTTAAGTCTTAGGGAATATCGTAACTTGTTTGCATCTCTCCCTGGATTGGAGTCAAAATACttaaatgatctatccattggaAATAACTGGCAGTGGAGAAAGGTTTGTTAGTTCTGTAGTGTCAGATAAAGAATACTACCTTAATTTTGCAATATACCGTGCTTTCAAAATAGCTGGTGCTGTTTTTAATATGGTGAAGCAAAAGCCTTGCAGGAAGATAAATagtttaataataatacattcaacttcgttaaaaaaataaaaataaaaataaataaaaagggggaaatcaTAGGAATAGCTCAATTAATGCCCCAAAAAAGGGCAGCTAACAAAATTTAATACCtatttgtggtttaaaaaaatcaactctaacaaattagaaataatggGAGACATCTTAAGCTTACTAAAAGTGATATACCAAAACTTACAACATATATACTTAATGGAGAAGCTACGTAtatattccctttttatttatttatttattcgtttttatttaaaaattttttttaacgtttatttatttttgagacagagagagagagacagcatgaacaggggagggtcagagaaagagggagacacagaatctgaaacaggctccaggctccgagctgtcagcacagagcccgacgcagggctcaaactcacagactgtgagaccagtATACCCTGGTATACTGTTGgtaggattgtaaaatggtgcatcGTTGTGTAAAACAGTTTGGCCTTCTTCAGAAAGCTAGACataaattccacttctaggtaatTCTCCAAACAATTGAGAACAGGTACTCAAGCACATACTTGCATATAGATGTTCACAACAGtgctattcacaatagctaaaaggtggACACAACCCAAATATCAATcaaaggatgaatgaataaagaaaatgtgatatatccgtACAATGGGATAATTATTCAACCCTAGAGAGGAATAAAGTACTAACATATTCTATAATattgatgaaccttgaaaatatgctaagtaaaagaatccagaaacaaactgtattcacataccatatgattcatttatatgaaatatccagaatgggtaaatccatagagactgaaaacagattggtggttgccaaaggctgAGGATAGAGGCACATGGGGGTGACTGCTTAGGGGTACaaagtgtcttttttaaaaagtttacttatttactttgtgagagagagagcatgagcccacaggtgggaggggcagagaaagagggaaagagagaatcccaaccagcctccatgctgtcagcgcagagcccgattcagggcttgaactcatgaaacctgagatcatgacctgagctaaaaccaagagtcagaaacttaactaactgagccgcccaggcgcccccacatagTGTCTTTTTtgaatgatgaaaacattttgaactgGATAGATTTGGTGGCTGTATGACATTGTGAATGCATTAAATGCTACtgaatgtatactttaaaatggttaactaTATGGTATGTGGATTTCacctaagttgtttttttaaagcttatttatttttgagagacacagagacagcgtgagtgggggagaggcagagagagagagagagagagggtgagagagagaatcccaagcaggctctgcactgtcagaatagagccccatgcggggctcaaactcacaaaactgtgagatcatgacttgagcctaaaccaagagttggatggatgcttaaccaacagagctactAGGAACCCCTCACCTAaacttttctatttaaatttaagatgtttctatcttttatatttaaatttaaacttttctctaaaagagagagaatgagtccgggagaggggcaaagggagagagagagaggagaatctgaagcaggctccacactcagcgtggagcccgacatggggctcgatcccacaaccctgggatcatgagctgagttgaaatcaagagccggtcagtcaactgattgagctacccaggtgcccctcacctaaaatttttctatttaagatgtagggggacacctgggtggctcagttggttaagcatctgactcttggtttcagctcaggtcacaatctcatggttcttgagttcaagccctgctgacactcacagcctgcttgagaatttctccctctctctctgcccctcccccactccctcttctctctctttctctcaaaataaataaacttaaaaaaataaaagtaggggcgcctgggtggcgcagtcggttaagcgtccgacttcagccaggtcacgatctcgcggtccgtgagttcgagccccgcgtcaggctctgggctgatggctcggagcctggagcctgtttccgattctgtgtctccctctctctctgcccctcccccgttcatgctctgtctctctctgtcccaaaaataaaaataaaaaacgttgaaaaaaaaaattaaaaaaaaaataaataaaagcagaaactttatacataatataaaaaaagtgacatacaaaaaaaaagaaatgggaataaaagaatgtaaacaaaaaagggaagattCTTATATGGATTAATGATGATAACATGCTGTGAGCTGAAAAGTATGCCAACTCTCTGCCAGAGAactctaaagaaaaacaaaccaacaaaaccaaaataattagaaaacaacaaatgaaGGACCCACTATGGTAGAAAGGGTATTATCTATTAtcaattacaaattaaaaacataccaCACTGTCCTCATTTTGCCATGCAAGTAGGTACCATGGAAATTATCATATTCCAATATCTATTTCACTGTTAGCACTGTACTAGGAAAGGATGATGTCAGGAAGCTTAAGATACAGCtttattaaaatgcataaaaaatcaGGGAGCTAAGacacattcattcacttaaaaaatatctattaggggctcctgggtggctcagttggttaggcgatcgacttcggctcaggtcaagatctcagagttcgtgaattcgagccctgcgttgggctctgtgctgacagcccagagcctggagtctacttcggattctgtgtctcccctgtctctccccctcctctgctcacactctgtatctatcaataacaaataaacgttaaaaaaatttaaaaaaatatatctattaaacATCTATTATGGGTCAGCATCTATTCTGGGGACagagcaatgagaaagaatgccaaAAAGTCTTGGCCTCATGaccattatataataaataacagtaagtaggggcgcctgggtgactcggttaagcttccaactcttgatcagctcagatcatgatctcccgggtCGTaagatctcccagttcgtgagatagagcccccagtcgggctctgcactgacaacatgaagctgggattccctctctccccctctctctgcccctcctctactttcatgcttgtgcacatgtgcactctctctctcaaaataaataaacgttaaaaaaataacaataagtaAACTTATAATATAGTATGTTAGAAAGTAAtaagtgctggggcgcctgggtggctcagtaggttaaacagctcattttggctcaggtcatgatcttgaggtttgcgggttcgagccttgcactgggctctgtcctgaaagctcagagcttggagcctgcttcagccctctctctctgctcctcccctgcttgttctctctctttgtctctca
Proteins encoded in this region:
- the SYCE3 gene encoding synaptonemal complex central element protein 3: MADSDPGERNYDNMLKMLSDLNKDLEKLLEEMEKISVQATWMAYDMVVMRTDPTLAESMRRLEDAFLNCKEEMEKNWQELLTETKHKQ